One segment of Mus caroli chromosome 6, CAROLI_EIJ_v1.1, whole genome shotgun sequence DNA contains the following:
- the Vhl gene encoding von Hippel-Lindau disease tumor suppressor isoform X3 has protein sequence MPRKAASPEEAAGESGPEEMEAGRPRPVLRSVNSREPSQVIFCNRSPRVVLPLWLNFDGEPQPYPILPPGTGRRIHSYRGHLWLFRDAGTHDGLLVNQTELFVPSLNVDGQPIFANITLPGITGLCHPGALWCWDHSLRGLCALPADVLTECNISSSTCSCPGISL, from the exons ATGCCCCGGAAGGCAGCCAGTCCAGAGGAGGCGGCGGGGGAGTCGGGTCCTGAGGAGATGGAGGCTGGGCGGCCGCGGCCGGTGCTGCGCTCGGTGAACTCGCGCGAGCCCTCTCAGGTTATCTTCTGCAACCGCAGCCCGCGCGTCGTGCTGCCTTTGTGGCTCAACTTCGATGGCGAGCCTCAGCCCTACCCGATCTTACCACCGGGCACCGGCCGCCGCATCCACAGCTACCGAG GTCATCTTTGGCTCTTCAGGGATGCGGGGACCCATGATGGACTTCTGGTTAACCAAACGGAACTGTTTGTGCCATCCCTCAATGTTGATGGACAGCCTATTTTTGCCAACATCACATTGCCAG GAATTACAGGCTTATGCCACCCCGGTGctctgtggtgctgggatcaCTCCCTCAGAGGTCTGTGTGCTCTTCCAGCTGATGTCTTGACTGAGT gCAACATCTCATCATCTACCTGCAGCTGTCCTGGTATTTccttatag
- the Vhl gene encoding von Hippel-Lindau disease tumor suppressor isoform X2, producing the protein MPRKAASPEEAAGESGPEEMEAGRPRPVLRSVNSREPSQVIFCNRSPRVVLPLWLNFDGEPQPYPILPPGTGRRIHSYRGHLWLFRDAGTHDGLLVNQTELFVPSLNVDGQPIFANITLPVYTLKERCLQVVRSLVKPENYRRLDIVRSLYEDLEDHPSVRKDIQRLSQEHLESQHLEEEP; encoded by the exons ATGCCCCGGAAGGCAGCCAGTCCAGAGGAGGCGGCGGGGGAGTCGGGTCCTGAGGAGATGGAGGCTGGGCGGCCGCGGCCGGTGCTGCGCTCGGTGAACTCGCGCGAGCCCTCTCAGGTTATCTTCTGCAACCGCAGCCCGCGCGTCGTGCTGCCTTTGTGGCTCAACTTCGATGGCGAGCCTCAGCCCTACCCGATCTTACCACCGGGCACCGGCCGCCGCATCCACAGCTACCGAG GTCATCTTTGGCTCTTCAGGGATGCGGGGACCCATGATGGACTTCTGGTTAACCAAACGGAACTGTTTGTGCCATCCCTCAATGTTGATGGACAGCCTATTTTTGCCAACATCACATTGCCAG TGTATACCCTGAAAGAGCGGTGCCTTCAGGTTGTGCGGAGCCTGGTCAAGCCCGAGAACTACAGGAGGCTGGACATCGTCAGGTCGCTCTATGAGGATTTGGAAGACCACCCAAGTGTGCGGAAGGACATACAGCGACTGAGCCAAGAGCACCTTGAGAGTCAGCACCTGGAAGAGGAGCCTTGA
- the Brk1 gene encoding protein BRICK1, whose protein sequence is MAGQEDPVQREIHQDWANREYIEIITSSIKKISDFLNSFDMSCRSRLATLNEKLTALERRIEYIEARVTKGETLT, encoded by the exons ATGGCGGGACAAGAGGATCCGGTGCAGCGGGAGATTCACCAGGACTGGGCGAACCGGGAGTACATTGAGATCATCACCAGCAGCATCAAGAAAATCTCAGACTTTCTCAACTCTTTCG ATATGTCTTGTCGTTCAAGACTCGCAACACTAAATGAGAAATTGACAGCCCTTGAACGGAGAATAGAGTACATTGAAGCGAGG GTGACAAAGGGTGAGACTCTGACCTAG
- the Vhl gene encoding von Hippel-Lindau disease tumor suppressor isoform X1 yields the protein MPRKAASPEEAAGESGPEEMEAGRPRPVLRSVNSREPSQVIFCNRSPRVVLPLWLNFDGEPQPYPILPPGTGRRIHSYRGHLWLFRDAGTHDGLLVNQTELFVPSLNVDGQPIFANITLPGITGLCHPGALWCWDHSLRGLCALPADVLTELYTLKERCLQVVRSLVKPENYRRLDIVRSLYEDLEDHPSVRKDIQRLSQEHLESQHLEEEP from the exons ATGCCCCGGAAGGCAGCCAGTCCAGAGGAGGCGGCGGGGGAGTCGGGTCCTGAGGAGATGGAGGCTGGGCGGCCGCGGCCGGTGCTGCGCTCGGTGAACTCGCGCGAGCCCTCTCAGGTTATCTTCTGCAACCGCAGCCCGCGCGTCGTGCTGCCTTTGTGGCTCAACTTCGATGGCGAGCCTCAGCCCTACCCGATCTTACCACCGGGCACCGGCCGCCGCATCCACAGCTACCGAG GTCATCTTTGGCTCTTCAGGGATGCGGGGACCCATGATGGACTTCTGGTTAACCAAACGGAACTGTTTGTGCCATCCCTCAATGTTGATGGACAGCCTATTTTTGCCAACATCACATTGCCAG GAATTACAGGCTTATGCCACCCCGGTGctctgtggtgctgggatcaCTCCCTCAGAGGTCTGTGTGCTCTTCCAGCTGATGTCTTGACTGAGT TGTATACCCTGAAAGAGCGGTGCCTTCAGGTTGTGCGGAGCCTGGTCAAGCCCGAGAACTACAGGAGGCTGGACATCGTCAGGTCGCTCTATGAGGATTTGGAAGACCACCCAAGTGTGCGGAAGGACATACAGCGACTGAGCCAAGAGCACCTTGAGAGTCAGCACCTGGAAGAGGAGCCTTGA
- the Fancd2os gene encoding FANCD2 opposite strand protein — protein MAGYQLWSPWTPLDESFQWLRHTTPTPSSKHPFRASPCFPHTPSDLEVQLCLQEVTLVLDRPLVEPGESPKLPCHTSELRAVSNKKGVVRKPQPVRLSGVDSVFGRVITAQPPKWTGTFRVSDKSAFCKIISREHQWPTGLKEPQVQMTVTMCKQMLRSILLLYATYKKCTFALQHSK, from the coding sequence ATGGCAGGCTACCAGCTCTGGTCACCATGGACCCCACTGGATGAGAGCTTCCAATGGCTGCGGCACACTACACCTACCCCTTCCTCCAAACACCCTTTTAGGGCCTCTCCTTgcttcccccacaccccctctGATCTTGAAGTGCAGTTGTGCCTTCAAGAAGTCACGCTTGTCCTAGACAGACCACTTGTGGAACCTGGAGAGAGCCCCAAGTTACCCTGTCACACATCAGAGCTCCGAGCTGTGAGTAACAAGAAAGGGGTGGTGAGGAAGCCGCAGCCAGTCCGCCTCAGTGGAGTGGATTCTGTTTTCGGTAGGGTCATCACAGCCCAGCCACCCAAGTGGACTGGAACCTTCAGAGTTTCAGACAAGTCAGCCTTCTGCAAAATAATCAGCAGGGAGCACCAGTGGCCTACAGGGCTCAAGGAGCCTCAGGTCCAAATGACAGTGACCATGTGCAAACAGATGCTACGCTCAATCCTCTTGCTGTATGCGACTTACAAGAAGTGCACCTTCGCCTTGCAGCACTCCAAGTAA